The Sedimentisphaera salicampi genome includes a region encoding these proteins:
- a CDS encoding TIGR02757 family protein, whose translation MNNPEKLRKILEGLYQKYNTPEYISSDPVMFVHRYRSREDMEIAAFIASSLAYGRVAQVKKSVDNLLSRMGKSPRDFIESFSRKEADKLSGFKHRFNTGEDFALLFSGFKELIAQFASLENAFNHCIEQDDRNVIPALTKFTHLLRERAGKKKSRGFSYLIADPESKSPCKRLNMFLRWTVRKDGVDPGPWEKIGAERLIIPLDTHLIRLCRILCLHKSNNPTLKTAREVTEQFALICPEDPVKYDFALSRIGIVENCNGSGCTYCGTCELKSYCG comes from the coding sequence ATGAATAACCCCGAGAAGCTCAGAAAAATCCTTGAAGGTCTATACCAGAAATACAATACTCCAGAATATATCAGCTCTGATCCGGTTATGTTTGTCCATCGTTACAGAAGTCGGGAAGATATGGAAATAGCTGCTTTTATCGCTTCCTCACTTGCATACGGACGTGTTGCGCAGGTGAAAAAATCTGTGGACAATCTTCTCTCAAGGATGGGCAAAAGCCCGAGAGATTTCATTGAAAGCTTCAGCAGGAAAGAGGCAGATAAGCTCTCAGGCTTCAAACACAGATTTAATACAGGCGAGGATTTTGCCTTGCTGTTCAGCGGATTCAAGGAACTTATTGCTCAATTCGCAAGCCTGGAAAACGCCTTTAACCACTGTATTGAACAAGACGATCGAAACGTTATCCCGGCTTTAACAAAATTCACTCATTTGCTTAGGGAAAGAGCAGGCAAAAAGAAATCAAGGGGGTTCAGCTATCTAATCGCAGATCCTGAATCTAAGAGCCCCTGCAAACGGCTGAATATGTTTCTTCGCTGGACAGTACGCAAAGACGGCGTTGATCCCGGGCCTTGGGAAAAAATCGGGGCTGAAAGGCTTATAATCCCGCTGGACACCCATCTAATCAGGCTGTGCAGGATCCTATGCCTTCATAAAAGCAACAATCCTACTCTGAAAACCGCAAGGGAAGTTACAGAACAATTTGCCCTTATCTGCCCTGAAGATCCCGTAAAATACGACTTTGCACTCAGCAGAATCGGTATCGTTGAAAACTGCAACGGCTCAGGCTGCACATACTGCGGGACCTGTGAGCTGAAGAGCTACTGCGGCTGA
- a CDS encoding 2-isopropylmalate synthase, whose amino-acid sequence MKDKIYIFDTTLRDGEQAPGAAMGIQDKLQVAHQLEALKIDIIEAGFPVSSQAQFEATEMISRELNYPTIAGLARASKSDIDKAGEALKAANRKRIHTFIATSPIHMEYKLGKTPDEVLKMAVEAVSHAKTAADEVEFSPEDGCRSDMDFLVEIVQAVIEAGATTVNIPDTVGYVLPEEYGKIIATLRERVPNIDNAVLSTHCHNDLGMAAANSLAGVKNGARQVECTINGIGERAGNAAMEEIVLAVKTRSDFFEGIETDIKTTEIAKASKLVSRLTGFAVAPNKAIVGSNAFAHESGIHVHGILKNRETYEIMTPETIGLEGNRMVLGRHSGKAGFKKRCEEMGYKLSEDELKTAFDKFCQLADKKKEVFDEDIAAIISDDIRKEEQIFKLDHLQVASGSSSSTIPTASVRIIHEGKSLVAAAHGDGPVDAAYQAVRMATEISPELESYSIRAVTGGKDALGEATVEILDDSGKRIIGRGASTDIIEASAKAYVDAINRLVRRQKITEMKESSI is encoded by the coding sequence ATGAAAGACAAAATTTACATATTCGACACAACACTTCGCGACGGCGAGCAGGCCCCGGGGGCAGCTATGGGAATTCAGGATAAGCTTCAAGTGGCTCATCAGCTTGAGGCTCTGAAGATTGATATAATAGAAGCAGGGTTTCCCGTTTCTTCGCAGGCACAGTTCGAGGCCACTGAAATGATCTCCCGTGAGCTCAATTATCCCACGATAGCTGGCCTTGCAAGGGCGAGCAAGTCTGATATAGACAAAGCTGGCGAAGCGCTCAAAGCTGCAAACAGAAAAAGGATTCACACGTTCATAGCTACCTCCCCGATACATATGGAATACAAGCTCGGAAAAACGCCGGATGAGGTGCTGAAAATGGCTGTTGAAGCGGTCTCGCACGCCAAAACCGCTGCTGATGAAGTAGAGTTTTCTCCAGAAGACGGCTGCCGGAGCGACATGGATTTTCTCGTGGAAATAGTGCAGGCGGTAATCGAAGCGGGCGCTACGACAGTTAATATCCCCGATACAGTGGGATACGTGCTGCCGGAGGAATACGGGAAAATAATCGCAACGCTCAGGGAGAGAGTGCCCAATATAGATAATGCGGTGCTCAGCACGCATTGCCATAACGACCTCGGAATGGCGGCAGCGAACAGCCTTGCAGGCGTAAAAAATGGTGCAAGGCAGGTGGAATGCACAATTAACGGCATCGGAGAGAGGGCAGGAAACGCTGCTATGGAAGAGATTGTGCTGGCGGTTAAAACTCGCAGCGACTTTTTCGAGGGCATAGAGACAGACATCAAAACCACAGAAATCGCCAAGGCAAGCAAACTGGTAAGCAGGCTCACAGGGTTTGCTGTGGCTCCGAACAAGGCAATCGTAGGCTCGAACGCATTTGCCCACGAAAGCGGGATACACGTTCACGGAATACTCAAAAACCGCGAGACATACGAAATTATGACCCCCGAAACAATCGGGCTTGAAGGGAATCGTATGGTTCTGGGCAGGCACAGCGGAAAAGCAGGCTTCAAGAAGAGATGCGAGGAAATGGGATACAAGCTCTCAGAGGATGAGCTCAAGACAGCATTCGATAAGTTTTGCCAGCTTGCTGACAAGAAGAAGGAAGTGTTCGATGAAGATATCGCTGCAATCATCAGCGATGATATCAGAAAAGAAGAACAGATATTCAAACTCGACCATCTTCAGGTTGCATCTGGGTCGAGTTCCAGTACAATACCGACTGCTAGCGTCAGGATAATCCATGAAGGCAAATCACTTGTGGCGGCGGCGCACGGGGACGGACCAGTAGATGCGGCCTATCAGGCAGTTCGAATGGCAACAGAGATAAGTCCAGAGCTTGAGAGCTATTCAATACGTGCTGTAACCGGCGGGAAAGATGCCCTCGGCGAGGCTACCGTTGAGATTCTTGATGACAGCGGCAAACGAATTATCGGCCGCGGGGCATCAACGGATATTATTGAAGCAAGCGCTAAGGCCTATGTGGATGCTATAAACCGTCTTGTTCGCAGGCAGAAAATAACTGAAATGAAAGAAAGTTCGATTTAA
- a CDS encoding arylsulfatase produces MSTRREFMKSTAGILASYALTAAASEAPVKDKPNILLIMADDMGYSDAECYGGEVRTPNLSALADNGLRFTQHYSSGRCWPSRACLLTGYYAQHIRRDSLPGIKKGKRPSWAPTAPHFLKHGGYKSYHSGKWHIDGSPEEGGFDRTWGNHNNGCDWDRFFDSKQWQEGDLKAPVEKGEKYYSTTAIADHAIACLKLHKKNNPDKPFFQYMAFYSPHFPLQAIQKDIESYHGVYRKGWDAIRHERWERMKEMGIVNCGLSEREANILPHWNMSEKGLKQKIGEGEAPYAVAWNRLTETQKEFQAKKMAIHAAMITRMDIEIGRVVRQLKKMGVYENTLILFASDNGASAEQFIRGDGHNPDAPLGSAESYLCLGPGWSTAANTPFRLHKHWNHEGGISSPLIAHWPKGIKDSGELRHDPSHFIDILPTCMDAAGLEFPDKTKDGKAVPKRSGKSLLASFREDGALKHKCLWWAHANNRAFRKGDWKISARRASNGNTGPWELYNLKFDRCEMNNLASKYPEKVNELASKWHEMAEGFKRDLNS; encoded by the coding sequence ATGAGCACCAGACGAGAATTTATGAAAAGTACAGCTGGGATTTTAGCTTCTTATGCTCTAACAGCCGCAGCTTCTGAAGCCCCAGTTAAAGACAAGCCAAATATCCTGCTGATTATGGCAGATGATATGGGTTATTCTGATGCCGAATGCTATGGAGGTGAAGTTCGCACGCCGAATTTATCTGCCCTTGCCGATAACGGCCTGCGTTTTACCCAGCACTACTCTTCCGGCCGCTGCTGGCCTTCCCGCGCTTGCCTGCTAACTGGATACTATGCACAACATATACGCCGCGACAGCCTTCCGGGCATTAAAAAAGGGAAAAGACCCTCTTGGGCACCGACAGCACCTCATTTCTTGAAGCACGGTGGGTATAAATCTTACCACAGCGGGAAGTGGCACATTGACGGAAGTCCTGAGGAAGGCGGCTTCGACCGTACTTGGGGAAACCACAATAACGGCTGCGACTGGGACAGATTTTTTGACTCAAAACAATGGCAGGAAGGCGACCTGAAAGCCCCTGTAGAGAAAGGCGAAAAGTATTATTCCACTACAGCAATTGCAGACCACGCTATCGCCTGCTTAAAACTGCACAAGAAAAATAACCCTGACAAACCATTTTTCCAGTATATGGCTTTTTATTCGCCGCACTTCCCATTGCAGGCAATCCAAAAAGACATCGAATCATATCATGGTGTTTACCGAAAAGGCTGGGATGCTATCCGCCATGAGAGATGGGAACGAATGAAGGAAATGGGGATAGTTAATTGCGGCCTATCTGAACGTGAAGCCAATATCCTCCCCCATTGGAATATGTCGGAAAAGGGTTTGAAACAAAAAATAGGTGAAGGTGAAGCGCCGTACGCAGTAGCTTGGAATAGGCTTACCGAAACGCAGAAAGAATTTCAAGCAAAGAAAATGGCTATCCACGCAGCTATGATTACTCGGATGGATATTGAGATTGGCCGCGTGGTAAGGCAGCTTAAGAAAATGGGGGTTTATGAAAACACGCTAATCCTTTTTGCAAGCGACAATGGAGCGAGCGCGGAGCAGTTCATTCGCGGAGACGGACATAACCCTGATGCCCCATTGGGGTCTGCAGAAAGCTATTTATGCCTTGGCCCCGGCTGGTCAACAGCGGCAAACACACCCTTTAGATTGCATAAACACTGGAATCATGAAGGCGGGATAAGTTCGCCTCTTATTGCTCACTGGCCGAAAGGAATCAAAGATTCAGGCGAATTAAGGCACGACCCTTCACATTTCATTGATATCCTGCCAACCTGTATGGATGCTGCAGGCTTAGAATTCCCTGATAAAACCAAAGATGGCAAAGCAGTACCAAAACGCAGCGGGAAAAGTTTGCTTGCGTCCTTCAGGGAAGATGGAGCTCTAAAGCATAAGTGTTTGTGGTGGGCACATGCCAACAATCGAGCATTTCGCAAGGGCGACTGGAAGATATCAGCCAGGCGGGCAAGCAATGGAAATACAGGGCCTTGGGAGCTTTATAACTTAAAGTTCGACAGATGTGAAATGAATAACCTTGCCTCTAAATACCCTGAGAAAGTAAATGAATTAGCCTCAAAATGGCATGAGATGGCTGAAGGCTTTAAGAGAGATTTGAACAGTTAA
- a CDS encoding 3-isopropylmalate dehydratase large subunit, with amino-acid sequence MKHGMTITEKILARGAHKDAVKAGDIINADIDVAMCHDVTTPPAIRMLEEKGITGVFDKEKIVVTPDHFQPAKDIKSAELLKRLDTWAKRNDITHYYPVGKAGVCHALLPEKGHIRPGEIIVGGDSHTCTYGAFGAFSAGIGSTDLAAVLAAGELWFKVPESIKFVMNGELGECVYSKDMIIAIITRIGTDGALYKAMEFTGSTIESLSMEARMTITNMAIEAGGKSGIIAVDDTTREYLDRVLPEGKKDYQVFESDADAEYSNVEEFNCSELEPMVAMPNLPSNGETVSGQEGIPMDQAYIGSCTNGRIEDLRLAAKFLKGKKVKSRTIVVPATPSIWKQANDEGLLDIFYEAECVVAAPTCGACLGGFMGILAEGEKCISTTNRNFVGRMGHPKSEVYLASPATAAASAVEGKLTDPRKHL; translated from the coding sequence ATGAAGCATGGTATGACAATCACCGAAAAGATATTAGCAAGAGGTGCGCATAAAGACGCTGTTAAAGCGGGCGATATAATAAATGCCGATATCGATGTAGCTATGTGCCATGATGTAACCACCCCTCCGGCTATCAGAATGCTGGAGGAAAAAGGCATCACGGGCGTATTCGACAAAGAGAAAATCGTGGTTACGCCGGACCACTTCCAGCCTGCTAAGGATATAAAAAGCGCAGAGCTCTTAAAAAGGCTCGATACATGGGCAAAACGCAACGATATAACGCACTACTACCCGGTGGGCAAAGCGGGAGTATGCCATGCGCTCCTCCCTGAGAAAGGGCATATCCGTCCGGGCGAGATTATCGTAGGTGGAGATTCGCATACCTGCACATATGGGGCGTTCGGTGCATTCAGTGCCGGCATCGGCTCCACCGACCTTGCAGCTGTCCTTGCAGCGGGCGAGCTCTGGTTCAAGGTGCCTGAGAGCATCAAGTTTGTAATGAACGGCGAGCTCGGCGAATGCGTTTACAGCAAAGATATGATAATCGCAATAATCACACGAATCGGCACAGACGGTGCTCTCTACAAGGCGATGGAATTTACCGGCAGCACGATTGAATCCCTGAGCATGGAAGCAAGGATGACAATCACCAATATGGCTATTGAGGCCGGCGGGAAAAGCGGAATTATTGCCGTTGATGATACTACACGAGAATATCTCGACAGGGTTTTGCCTGAGGGCAAAAAGGACTATCAGGTTTTCGAATCAGACGCAGATGCGGAGTATTCGAATGTGGAGGAATTCAACTGCTCCGAGCTTGAACCGATGGTGGCTATGCCGAATCTGCCGAGCAACGGCGAAACTGTGAGCGGACAGGAAGGAATTCCAATGGATCAGGCATATATAGGAAGCTGCACAAACGGGCGAATTGAAGACCTTCGCCTCGCAGCAAAATTCCTCAAAGGCAAGAAGGTGAAGAGCAGAACAATCGTTGTCCCCGCTACCCCCTCAATCTGGAAACAGGCGAATGATGAAGGTCTGCTGGATATCTTCTACGAAGCTGAATGCGTTGTAGCCGCTCCAACTTGCGGGGCGTGTCTTGGCGGATTTATGGGAATCCTCGCTGAAGGCGAAAAATGCATCAGCACCACAAACCGCAATTTCGTGGGCAGAATGGGGCATCCAAAGAGCGAGGTTTATCTGGCAAGCCCTGCAACAGCAGCAGCAAGCGCAGTAGAAGGCAAACTCACCGACCCTAGAAAACACCTCTAA
- a CDS encoding pyridoxal-phosphate-dependent aminotransferase family protein, with translation MTDWKNPPKLFIPGPVHSTPEVLEQLSRYTVGHRAKEYSQLHGETVDMLKKVLFTDQNVFLSTSSGSGGWECSMRNLVGEGEKVLCCMCGAFSDKYASVAKGCGVAYDELKVDWGRATTAEMIDKKLATGEYSAVTFVYNETSTGVTNPVEEISSMMKEKYPDVLIFVDCVSAMAALPLKFDELGWDFAFASVQKAFAIPPGLAVFAVSDRAMQKAETVKNRGYYFDLLQFAKTAKKDQTPTTPAVPQIMALNYRCQLLLEEGMENVWQRHQQMADFVRGWAKENFALFAEDEKFASNTLTTVKNTKGIDVAAVIEAVKEKHNAAFGNGYGKLKGETFRIAHMGDITLDDLKDLLSWIDDEIK, from the coding sequence ATGACAGACTGGAAAAATCCTCCAAAACTTTTCATCCCGGGGCCGGTACACTCCACTCCGGAAGTCCTTGAGCAGCTCTCAAGGTACACTGTTGGCCACAGAGCCAAGGAATATTCTCAGCTCCACGGCGAAACAGTGGATATGCTGAAGAAAGTTCTCTTCACGGATCAAAACGTATTTCTTTCTACCTCCAGCGGCTCAGGCGGCTGGGAATGCTCAATGAGAAACCTCGTGGGTGAAGGCGAGAAGGTGCTCTGCTGTATGTGCGGGGCTTTCAGCGATAAATACGCATCCGTGGCGAAGGGCTGCGGGGTAGCTTACGACGAACTCAAGGTTGACTGGGGCCGGGCTACAACAGCAGAAATGATAGACAAAAAACTTGCCACAGGGGAGTATTCCGCTGTTACATTCGTTTACAACGAAACGAGTACGGGCGTAACTAACCCTGTGGAAGAAATCTCATCTATGATGAAAGAGAAGTACCCCGATGTGCTTATCTTTGTTGACTGCGTGAGCGCAATGGCCGCCCTGCCGCTTAAATTTGATGAACTCGGCTGGGACTTTGCCTTTGCTTCAGTACAGAAGGCATTTGCCATTCCGCCAGGACTTGCTGTTTTTGCGGTGAGCGACAGAGCTATGCAGAAGGCTGAAACCGTTAAAAACCGCGGCTACTACTTCGACCTTCTTCAGTTTGCTAAGACCGCCAAGAAAGACCAAACGCCTACTACCCCTGCCGTCCCGCAGATTATGGCTCTGAACTACCGCTGCCAGCTGCTTCTGGAAGAGGGAATGGAGAACGTTTGGCAAAGGCATCAGCAGATGGCCGACTTCGTGCGGGGCTGGGCAAAGGAAAACTTCGCCCTTTTCGCAGAAGATGAAAAATTTGCTTCCAACACGCTCACTACCGTTAAGAACACAAAGGGCATTGATGTGGCTGCTGTGATTGAGGCTGTGAAGGAAAAACACAACGCCGCCTTCGGTAACGGCTATGGAAAGCTCAAAGGCGAAACCTTCCGTATAGCCCACATGGGCGATATCACACTCGACGACCTCAAAGACCTGCTCAGCTGGATTGACGACGAGATAAAATAA
- a CDS encoding M60 family metallopeptidase — translation MIKKAITASLLLSAVCLGGYGELLKQDFAKLTENVEEVASPGVPGPVCIFRPYTIPLCLSGNYGGQKVAAAAGRTREGRFVCFGHGGYLNPSEIEKADTSVLFENCVKWLASTEGRAKVAVVGNKPLCELFEKSHYDARNLNFSDTEKIMDSDLLVFDAGKLKKEQFELLDKYLKQGNGIMTAMLGWGWKQIHGGKDLREDCPANEFFSQYGVVWADGYLEPNENGHMAAADELKESHNSLLAFEQMKKLKESENKLKIRQIGESIELAALSLPSEEPALMRELKRIARSRSVIPSGENPVTANDVASRAAITVFSRTLEESRPEQIKPHPSAKKFPGAVKESAGKVIQELEIDLSVPRWHSTGLYAPAGEVIEAVLPAELTKKGLSLRIGSHKDKLWHKDAWKRFPDISRSFSLSSENTKCASAFGGLIYIKVPKDAHGKSKIILKGPARAPYFKLGKTSGKQWEELRKRPAPWGELEGKNVVITVPSDRLRKLENPEALMKKWDEVLDACAELRGAPIPRKSPERIVPDVQISAGYMHSGYPIMTQSDQFDTLADINTLKNGSWGLFHEIGHNHQRKAWTFSGAGEVTVNIFTVYVFDKVCGIDPLEGRMNARKRQQLKDEFKENGGTFEYWKKNPFVGLLCYMELQEEFGWEPYKKVFRKYEKMNPEDLPKNDSERINRWVLLFSQTVEKNLVPFFRGWGWPVSNKTAEKLNSLPVWPELEKTE, via the coding sequence ATGATAAAGAAAGCGATTACAGCGTCTCTACTGCTCTCTGCAGTATGTTTAGGGGGTTATGGAGAGCTGCTCAAGCAGGATTTTGCCAAGCTCACCGAAAACGTTGAGGAGGTTGCCTCTCCCGGCGTGCCGGGGCCTGTTTGTATATTCCGTCCATACACGATTCCGCTTTGCTTAAGCGGAAATTACGGCGGGCAGAAGGTGGCAGCAGCGGCCGGACGTACAAGGGAAGGCCGGTTTGTATGCTTCGGCCACGGAGGATACCTCAACCCATCTGAGATTGAGAAGGCAGATACTTCTGTGCTGTTTGAGAACTGCGTTAAATGGCTCGCCAGCACGGAAGGCAGGGCAAAAGTTGCGGTGGTGGGGAATAAGCCGCTTTGCGAACTTTTTGAGAAATCACACTACGATGCGAGAAACCTCAACTTTTCAGATACCGAAAAAATTATGGACTCAGACCTGCTCGTTTTTGATGCGGGAAAGCTGAAGAAAGAGCAATTCGAGCTTTTGGATAAATACCTCAAACAGGGAAACGGAATTATGACCGCAATGCTGGGCTGGGGCTGGAAACAGATTCACGGCGGCAAAGACTTGAGGGAAGACTGCCCTGCCAACGAGTTCTTTTCTCAGTATGGGGTTGTATGGGCGGACGGATATCTCGAGCCGAACGAAAACGGGCATATGGCGGCAGCGGATGAACTCAAAGAGAGCCACAACAGCCTCTTGGCTTTTGAACAGATGAAAAAGCTCAAAGAGAGCGAAAATAAGCTCAAAATCCGTCAGATCGGGGAATCAATCGAACTTGCAGCTCTTTCCCTTCCGAGCGAGGAACCTGCTCTGATGCGTGAACTAAAACGTATTGCCCGCTCACGTTCGGTAATACCCTCAGGCGAAAATCCAGTAACAGCGAATGATGTGGCTTCGAGAGCTGCGATTACAGTATTCAGCCGAACACTGGAAGAAAGCAGACCAGAGCAGATTAAGCCGCACCCTTCCGCCAAAAAATTCCCGGGGGCTGTAAAAGAATCTGCCGGCAAAGTAATTCAAGAATTGGAGATTGATCTTTCTGTCCCGAGGTGGCATTCTACTGGTCTGTACGCCCCTGCCGGCGAAGTAATAGAGGCGGTTTTGCCCGCTGAGCTCACCAAGAAAGGACTGAGCCTTCGGATAGGCTCCCATAAAGACAAGCTCTGGCACAAGGATGCCTGGAAAAGATTTCCCGATATAAGCAGAAGCTTCAGTCTCAGCTCCGAGAATACAAAATGCGCCTCCGCTTTTGGCGGGCTTATCTATATAAAAGTACCGAAAGATGCTCATGGTAAATCGAAAATTATTCTGAAAGGCCCAGCTCGGGCTCCATACTTCAAGCTTGGCAAGACAAGCGGTAAGCAATGGGAAGAACTTCGCAAAAGGCCTGCTCCATGGGGCGAGCTTGAGGGTAAGAACGTTGTAATAACCGTTCCCTCAGACAGGCTCAGGAAACTGGAAAATCCTGAAGCTCTTATGAAAAAATGGGATGAGGTTCTTGATGCCTGCGCAGAGCTGAGGGGAGCTCCAATTCCAAGAAAGAGCCCGGAGAGAATCGTGCCGGACGTGCAGATAAGCGCAGGTTATATGCATTCGGGATACCCGATAATGACACAGTCCGACCAGTTCGATACGCTTGCAGATATCAACACGTTAAAAAACGGCAGCTGGGGGCTTTTCCACGAAATTGGACATAATCACCAACGAAAGGCCTGGACTTTTTCCGGGGCCGGCGAGGTTACGGTAAATATTTTCACGGTTTACGTGTTTGATAAGGTCTGCGGGATTGACCCCCTTGAGGGCAGAATGAATGCCCGCAAAAGGCAGCAGCTAAAGGATGAATTCAAAGAAAACGGCGGAACATTCGAATACTGGAAGAAAAACCCCTTCGTGGGGCTTTTATGCTATATGGAGCTTCAGGAGGAATTCGGCTGGGAGCCCTATAAAAAGGTTTTCAGGAAGTATGAAAAGATGAACCCCGAGGATCTACCGAAAAATGATTCCGAGAGGATAAACCGCTGGGTGCTTCTTTTCTCGCAAACTGTAGAAAAGAATTTAGTCCCATTCTTCCGCGGCTGGGGATGGCCGGTATCAAATAAAACTGCTGAAAAGCTCAACAGCCTTCCTGTATGGCCGGAGTTAGAGAAAACGGAATGA
- a CDS encoding MipA/OmpV family protein, with protein MRLTFAALILTVSAGLASTDRSADMADWESFLSDSKVSVGVGAVVYRDLYKGTDTRGEPVPAITAEFGDVFISGRSFGYTFAKTREMQLDAVFKYRGEPFETYYSDALEGLDRNSTLEGGLAAKFTTGKYVLGISAFADLLSEHQGYYADIYAGRLFRQANLMVLPKLGLNVYDDNYNRYYYGVLEGEAKAGRQEYSPSGSVSPYGSVFAQYSLNEKWSVFGSASIQFADDTVRESPIVGRDYSVSTMMGVSYSF; from the coding sequence ATGAGATTAACATTTGCAGCTTTAATACTAACCGTTTCTGCAGGCCTCGCCTCCACAGACCGTTCCGCAGACATGGCAGACTGGGAGAGTTTTCTGTCTGACTCAAAGGTATCAGTAGGCGTTGGAGCCGTGGTTTATAGAGACCTCTACAAAGGTACAGACACCCGCGGCGAGCCGGTGCCGGCGATAACAGCCGAGTTCGGCGATGTTTTCATCAGCGGACGATCCTTCGGCTATACCTTCGCCAAAACCAGGGAAATGCAGCTTGATGCGGTATTTAAATACCGAGGCGAGCCTTTTGAGACATACTACAGCGACGCCCTTGAGGGGCTTGACCGCAACTCCACGCTTGAAGGAGGCCTTGCAGCTAAATTCACAACGGGCAAATATGTCCTTGGAATTTCGGCGTTTGCTGATCTGCTCTCAGAGCATCAGGGCTATTATGCGGATATATATGCAGGCAGGCTTTTCAGGCAGGCGAACCTTATGGTTCTCCCAAAGCTTGGGTTAAATGTTTACGACGACAACTACAATCGCTACTACTATGGCGTGCTTGAGGGTGAGGCAAAGGCTGGCAGGCAGGAGTATTCTCCGTCTGGCAGTGTAAGCCCATACGGCTCTGTTTTCGCCCAGTATTCATTAAACGAGAAGTGGTCTGTATTCGGCTCGGCATCAATTCAGTTTGCAGATGATACCGTTCGCGAGAGTCCGATAGTTGGCAGGGATTATTCTGTAAGCACGATGATGGGCGTAAGCTACAGCTTCTAA
- a CDS encoding DUF1015 domain-containing protein: MEIKAFKAYRFNPEVVGTAGDCIAPPYDVIKDQLQDALYKLNDHNIVRIIKGKQGEEDSENNNVYTRARDYLNSWIEENALRQDEKPSIYAYVQRFEAAGEKFARSGFIALGKLADFGKGVQPHEKTLDGPKADRLNLTRACKAQFGQIFMLYNDPEKVIESIIDKCVQGEPLVEFCDEEGVQHSLYSIDAEEDIAAAISMMQDKDPVIADGHHRYETSLNYYKESGNPNAQYRMMTFVNMYNEGLVVLPTHRLAGSIEGFDIGKLITDLREQFEIEEFGFSDEGEKQNAKARMFEALERDYQSGRNSFGIYAADKAFYKITLKDISFMESCAPELSEASRKLDVTILHRLILENILGIGDAQLASQANLEYIKGIGSAADDSIERVDSGEKQVVFFMNPTPVKQVRDVADAGEKMPQKSTFFYPKIYTGLTINKI; encoded by the coding sequence ATGGAAATTAAGGCATTTAAGGCTTATCGTTTTAACCCGGAAGTTGTCGGAACGGCCGGAGACTGCATAGCTCCTCCGTACGATGTTATCAAAGACCAGCTTCAGGATGCCCTTTACAAGCTCAATGACCACAACATCGTTCGAATCATAAAGGGCAAACAGGGCGAAGAGGACAGCGAAAACAACAACGTTTACACAAGAGCACGAGACTACCTCAATTCTTGGATAGAGGAAAATGCTCTCAGGCAGGATGAAAAACCAAGCATATACGCCTACGTGCAGAGATTCGAGGCCGCAGGAGAGAAATTTGCCAGAAGCGGTTTTATTGCTCTGGGCAAGCTTGCAGATTTCGGCAAAGGTGTTCAGCCGCATGAGAAGACCCTCGACGGGCCGAAGGCAGACCGCCTCAATCTCACCCGCGCCTGCAAGGCTCAGTTCGGGCAGATTTTTATGCTTTACAACGACCCTGAGAAAGTAATAGAAAGTATCATTGATAAATGCGTACAGGGTGAACCGCTGGTAGAATTCTGCGATGAAGAAGGTGTTCAGCACAGCCTCTATTCTATCGATGCTGAGGAAGATATCGCTGCTGCAATCTCGATGATGCAGGATAAGGACCCCGTAATAGCAGACGGTCACCACAGATACGAAACCTCTCTGAATTACTACAAGGAATCCGGCAATCCTAACGCCCAGTACCGTATGATGACGTTCGTTAATATGTACAACGAAGGGCTCGTTGTTCTGCCTACTCACCGGCTTGCAGGAAGCATTGAAGGCTTCGATATCGGAAAGCTCATCACCGATCTGAGAGAGCAGTTTGAGATTGAAGAATTCGGTTTTTCAGATGAAGGCGAAAAGCAAAACGCAAAAGCAAGGATGTTCGAGGCTCTTGAGAGAGATTACCAGAGCGGCAGGAATTCCTTCGGGATATACGCAGCGGACAAGGCTTTCTATAAGATTACTCTCAAAGACATAAGCTTTATGGAAAGCTGCGCACCTGAGCTCAGCGAGGCATCAAGAAAACTTGATGTTACAATCCTGCACAGGCTTATTCTCGAGAATATTCTCGGGATCGGAGATGCCCAGCTTGCAAGCCAAGCGAATCTGGAATATATTAAGGGGATAGGAAGCGCTGCCGACGATTCTATCGAAAGAGTGGATTCAGGCGAGAAGCAGGTGGTATTCTTTATGAACCCGACACCTGTTAAGCAGGTTAGGGATGTGGCAGATGCGGGAGAGAAAATGCCGCAGAAATCCACTTTCTTCTACCCTAAAATCTATACAGGGCTTACAATAAACAAAATATAA